One genomic window of Gimesia chilikensis includes the following:
- a CDS encoding metallophosphoesterase family protein, with the protein MTHSSEPWTFLHVNDSHMGTARSYRFRPAINKRWAAIKQQMSEIDADLLLHGGDLTRDGDTHEFEYQQAREDLNTLPFPTFIIPGNMDVGNKHTAVNGVKPRWDPKGLGWNDPDLNMTGERLDLFSNYFGPLQWTFMHKEIRFTGFYAAVAGTGLPHEDRFWRMLEQLPDLPAGKHHVAVMHYWPFMESPDEPDWDPTKGEEYDNWYFSINPPHRQRLWEILKAAKVEILFCGHVHTGRAVQHIDGIRIYRTQAAGNTGQLAERWPEADTRFGFHRCDVSEAGIDVTFIPGLDQCDEFGTFGPLGHPPVEERDYSVAEEKPPLIPDAHH; encoded by the coding sequence ATGACTCACTCCTCTGAACCCTGGACGTTTCTGCATGTCAATGACAGTCATATGGGTACGGCTCGCTCTTACCGCTTTCGGCCGGCGATCAACAAACGCTGGGCTGCCATCAAACAGCAGATGTCAGAGATCGATGCCGACCTCCTGCTCCACGGCGGCGACCTGACGCGCGACGGCGACACGCACGAGTTCGAATACCAGCAGGCCCGCGAAGATCTGAATACACTCCCCTTCCCCACATTCATCATCCCCGGGAACATGGATGTCGGCAACAAACACACCGCCGTCAACGGAGTCAAACCGCGGTGGGATCCCAAAGGCCTGGGCTGGAATGACCCGGATCTGAATATGACCGGCGAACGCCTGGATCTCTTCAGCAACTACTTTGGCCCTCTGCAGTGGACCTTCATGCACAAAGAGATCCGCTTCACCGGCTTTTATGCCGCCGTCGCAGGCACGGGTCTCCCCCATGAAGACCGCTTCTGGCGCATGCTGGAACAACTCCCCGATCTGCCTGCAGGAAAACATCATGTCGCCGTCATGCATTACTGGCCCTTCATGGAATCCCCTGATGAACCGGACTGGGACCCAACCAAAGGCGAGGAATACGACAACTGGTATTTCTCAATCAATCCGCCACACAGACAAAGATTGTGGGAGATCCTCAAAGCAGCCAAAGTGGAGATTCTGTTTTGCGGTCACGTCCATACGGGACGCGCCGTGCAACACATCGACGGCATTCGCATCTATCGCACCCAGGCGGCAGGCAACACCGGACAGCTGGCAGAACGCTGGCCCGAAGCTGACACCCGCTTTGGATTTCATCGCTGCGATGTTTCAGAAGCCGGGATCGACGTCACCTTCATCCCCGGCCTCGACCAGTGCGACGAGTTCGGCACTTTCGGACCGCTGGGGCATCCCCCGGTCGAAGAACGTGATTACTCGGTCGCGGAAGAAAAACCGCCGCTGATTCCCGATGCCCATCATTAA
- a CDS encoding lactonase family protein, producing MSYEHVFYLFPLVVGMVLSNTAQATAADEPLVFISAFAAGEEGAIHAYKFNPETGELTQVARTADVEHPFFLAVSPDNRYLYSIHAPGKFSGKDNEFVSAFELEERTGKLKLLNRQSSLGTASCYLDIDDTGKAVVVANYTTGSVASLPVNADGSLGEAATFVQHEGSSVNPKRQKEPHAHCSVISPDQKYVFAADLGLDKIMAYKLDPQTAKLTPATQPFVRTIPGAGPRHLTFHPNGKQMYVINELKNSITEFDYDPATGFLTEGQTIDTLPADFTDVSHCADLKFTPDGRFLYGTNRGHDSLAAYSVDPEGKLSLIEIIPSLGKGPQNLVITADGKHLLCANMPGNNVVVFAIDQQTGKLTAVGEPISIPSPSCIMIR from the coding sequence ATGTCTTACGAACATGTCTTTTATCTGTTTCCGCTGGTCGTCGGAATGGTCCTCAGCAATACCGCTCAGGCCACCGCAGCCGATGAGCCCCTGGTCTTCATTTCGGCATTCGCAGCTGGTGAAGAGGGTGCCATCCATGCTTACAAATTCAATCCCGAGACAGGTGAGCTCACGCAGGTCGCACGGACCGCTGATGTCGAGCATCCCTTCTTCCTCGCCGTGTCGCCCGACAACCGCTACCTGTACTCGATCCATGCCCCCGGTAAATTCAGCGGCAAAGACAATGAATTTGTCTCCGCCTTCGAACTGGAGGAACGCACCGGCAAACTGAAGCTGCTCAATCGGCAGTCCTCACTGGGAACCGCTTCCTGTTACCTGGATATCGATGACACCGGTAAAGCAGTTGTGGTTGCCAACTATACCACAGGCAGTGTCGCTTCCCTCCCCGTCAATGCCGATGGCTCGCTGGGAGAAGCAGCCACGTTCGTGCAGCACGAGGGTTCCAGCGTGAATCCCAAGCGTCAAAAAGAACCGCACGCCCACTGCAGCGTCATCAGCCCGGACCAGAAATATGTCTTCGCCGCCGACCTGGGGCTCGACAAAATCATGGCTTACAAACTGGATCCCCAGACCGCGAAACTGACTCCCGCTACGCAGCCGTTTGTCAGAACCATCCCCGGTGCCGGCCCGCGTCATCTGACCTTCCATCCGAATGGAAAGCAGATGTATGTCATCAACGAACTCAAGAATTCCATCACGGAATTCGATTACGATCCCGCAACCGGCTTTCTGACCGAAGGCCAGACCATCGACACCCTGCCCGCTGACTTCACCGATGTCAGCCACTGTGCCGACCTGAAATTCACTCCCGATGGTCGGTTCCTCTACGGGACGAATCGCGGCCATGACAGTCTGGCGGCTTACAGTGTTGACCCAGAGGGAAAATTATCGCTGATCGAAATCATCCCCAGTCTGGGCAAAGGACCACAGAACCTGGTCATTACCGCGGACGGGAAGCATCTGCTCTGTGCGAATATGCCGGGGAATAACGTCGTGGTCTTCGCCATCGATCAGCAGACCGGCAAACTGACGGCCGTCGGCGAACCGATCTCCATCCCCAGCCCGTCCTGCATCATGATTCGTTAA
- a CDS encoding nuclear transport factor 2 family protein, translating to MSTRIIACTLICLLSSTLLSAADKPDKTAVLDAELLKAVKTLDEAFSKRDKETIRRMTDERHISIAPSYQFFSQKDQLEALPELKLTLFKASPKKIIHTTPSAAIITYEAQIEGTFEGKQLAKHVQILECWIKRKGEWLEVSYQETPIP from the coding sequence ATGTCAACGCGAATTATTGCCTGCACTCTCATCTGCCTACTCTCATCCACGCTGCTTTCAGCAGCAGATAAACCCGATAAAACTGCTGTCCTCGATGCCGAACTGCTCAAAGCAGTCAAAACGCTGGACGAAGCCTTTTCCAAGCGGGACAAGGAAACGATTCGCCGGATGACCGATGAGCGGCACATTTCCATCGCACCCAGCTACCAGTTTTTCAGCCAGAAAGATCAACTGGAGGCTCTGCCCGAACTCAAGCTGACCCTCTTCAAGGCCAGCCCGAAAAAGATCATCCACACCACACCGAGCGCGGCCATCATCACCTACGAAGCCCAGATTGAAGGAACCTTCGAAGGTAAGCAGCTGGCGAAGCATGTGCAGATTCTGGAATGCTGGATCAAACGCAAGGGAGAGTGGCTCGAAGTCTCCTACCAGGAAACGCCCATTCCCTGA
- a CDS encoding dihydrofolate reductase family protein, with protein sequence MHGRVFIAVSLDGFIARKDGSLDWLPGSDGAGDQTAEDFGYQQFMDGIDVLVMGRHTFETVLSFGTWPYGDKRVIVLSSQSLSLPDHLPASVEVRNSSPTQLFQDLTEEGLNNAYIDGGITIQRFLAAGLIDELIITRIPTLIGEGLPLFGALAQDIPLQHRETRSFDNGFVQSRYAVQNAVSSD encoded by the coding sequence ATGCACGGACGCGTTTTTATTGCAGTCAGTCTGGACGGATTCATCGCCCGTAAAGATGGCTCCCTCGACTGGCTTCCCGGCAGTGATGGTGCCGGCGATCAGACGGCTGAAGATTTCGGTTACCAGCAGTTCATGGACGGAATCGACGTTCTCGTGATGGGCCGCCATACGTTCGAAACAGTCCTCTCCTTCGGCACCTGGCCCTACGGCGACAAACGGGTGATCGTCCTCAGCAGCCAGTCGCTTAGTCTACCAGATCATCTGCCCGCCTCGGTCGAAGTCAGAAACAGTTCGCCCACACAGCTGTTTCAGGATCTGACAGAAGAGGGTCTGAACAATGCCTACATCGACGGCGGCATTACGATCCAGCGATTTCTCGCAGCCGGACTGATCGACGAGCTGATCATCACGCGCATTCCCACCTTGATTGGCGAGGGACTCCCCCTGTTCGGCGCACTCGCGCAAGACATTCCGCTTCAGCACCGAGAGACACGTTCCTTTGATAACGGTTTCGTCCAAAGCCGATATGCAGTGCAGAATGCAGTATCTTCAGACTGA